In Zygosaccharomyces rouxii strain CBS732 chromosome D complete sequence, one DNA window encodes the following:
- the SSP1 gene encoding Ssp1p (weakly similar to uniprot|P38871 Saccharomyces cerevisiae YHR184W SSP1 Protein involved in the control of meiotic nuclear division and spore formation) produces the protein MPFNIDMVEPPPELPLHSFLMDPPKSRKRIVNKLKGLLAPSKEFVPRDEFEDIPLRPPAFPLVEDSTKTFLTGNVEPMGLQQQHQQQQEQERQRQHDQQQRNQHQQAKSGIAIPHSIILGDPSAFSNFSSSLHIKHIGLRSCVKRLNTIAQRKLETSKCTQKFLRDLISWGQNSSFDSLDSLELVNEIQLIFQQDLINEQNIAQRLKLLASELDFVCIREQELAQERKNLAISLKKHRYALEKKGEHHDETILLKEKVIAHERAFESYKSHYQFAVSITARHAFKELGIDLYERASDLKETTGEFLRITLQALESVDGDGFVKDLEKIRIVRAERSWAKLSREQKTNPQSWVDLVSGKKDGDDTLMQKVYQGLPKEYSPLEPRINQQELKLDFPTTELDESTSAIQSGRFNPITSNEYFSPRTGQQENDTKREKLKDDVKETIVRSVDPNVVRNVTGGVPAQRHREETKPPPQNDNPNGFILNFSNISQQFDDAEKHLQENRWLD, from the coding sequence ATGCCATTTAATATTGATATGGTGGAACCTCCACCTGAATTACCATTGcattcatttttaatggATCCTCCCAAATCTCGAAAGAGAATTGTTAATAAATTGAAAGGTTTATTAGCGCCatccaaagaatttgtACCAAgggatgaatttgaagatataCCATTAAGACCACCTGCTTTCCCATTGGTAGAAGATAGTACCAAGACTTTCCTTACTGGCAATGTAGAACCAATGGGATTGCAACAGCAGCAtcagcaacaacaagaacaagaacgACAACGACAACATGATCAGCAGCAACGTAACCAGCATCAGCAAGCTAAATCCGGCATCGCGATTCCACATTCGATAATTTTGGGAGATCCAAGTGCattttcgaatttttcGTCCTCTTTACACATTAAACATATTGGATTGAGATCCTGCGTTAAAAGATTAAATACAATTGCCCAAAGGAAATTAGAAACTTCCAAATGTActcaaaaatttctaaGAGACTTAATTTCATGGGGCCAAAATTCGTCATTTGATAGTTTAGATTCATTGGAATTAGTGAATGAAATTCAATTAATTTTCCAACAGGATTTAATAAATGAACAAAATATTGCACAAAGGTTAAAATTGCTAGCATCGGAATTAGATTTTGTCTGCATtagagaacaagaattagcacaagaaaggaaaaatttagCAATTTCACTAAAGAAACATAGGTATGCACTTGAGAAGAAGGGCGAACATCATGATGAAACTATTCTTCTAAAGGAAAAAGTGATTGCTCATGAACGTGCATTTGAATCATATAAATCACATTACCAATTCGCAGTTTCTATTACTGCTAGACATgcatttaaagaattaggAATCGATCTTTATGAAAGAGCAAGTGATTTAAAGGAAACCACTGGTGAATTTTTAAGGATAACTCTGCAGGCATTAGAAAGtgttgatggtgatggattcgttaaagatttagaaaaaataagaataGTGAGGGCTGAAAGGAGTTGGGCTAAATTATCTAGAGAACAAAAGACTAATCCGCAATCTTGGGTTGATTTAGTCAGTGGTAAAAAAGATGGTGACGATACTTTAATGCAAAAAGTTTATCAAGGCTTGCCTAAGGAATATTCACCATTAGAACCAAGAATTAATCAGCAAGAATTAAAGTTAGATTTCCCGACCACCGAATTAGATGAAAGTACATCGGCAATTCAAAGTGGTAGATTTAATCCAATCACTAGTAATGagtatttttcaccaaGGACTGGGcaacaagaaaatgataCAAAGCGTGAAAAACTGAAGGATGATGTTAAAGAAACTATAGTTCGTAGTGTTGATCCAAATGTTGTTCGTAATGTTACTGGAGGAGTCCCGGCTCAGCGCCATCGTGAAGAAACTAAACCACCTCCACAAAATGATAatccaaatggatttatTCTAAATTTTAGCAACATTTCACAACAGTTTGACGATGCTGAAAAGCATTTGCAAGAAAATAGGTGGCTCGATTGA
- a CDS encoding NADP(+)-dependent, decarboxylating phosphogluconate dehydrogenase (highly similar to uniprot|P53319 Saccharomyces cerevisiae YGR256W GND2 and to uniprot|P38720 Saccharomyces cerevisiae YHR183W GND1 6-phosphogluconate dehydrogenase(decarboxylating)), which yields MSADFGLVGLAVMGQNLILNVVDHGFSAVVYNRTTSRVDEFLANEAKGKNIQGAHSIKEFVDKLKRPRKLMLLVKAGKPVDYLIGDLLPYLEEGDIIIDGGNSHFPDTNRRYEELKQKGIHFVGSGVSGGEDGARWGPSLMPGGDEAAWPAIKSIFQSVSAKSDGEPCCDWVGPAGAGHFVKMVHNGIEYGDMQLICEVYDILKRVGKFEDKEIGEIFEKWNKGVLDSFLIEITTDILKKNDKDGVPLVEKILDTAGQKGTGKWTAVNALDLGQPVTLIGEAVFSRCLSAIKPERTRASKILPGPEIPDGVVKDKKQFVDDLEQALYASKIISYAQGFMLIREAGKEYGWKLNNPAIALMWRGGCIIRSAFLGEITKAYRQDPDLENLLFHDFFTQAVTKAQGGWRRILGISTTYGVPTPALATALAFYDGYRSARLPANLLQAQRDYFGAHTFQVLPECANADFPAGQDIHFNWTGHGGNISSSSYQA from the coding sequence ATGTCTGCAGATTTCGGTTTGGTCGGTTTGGCCGTTATGGGTCAAAACTTGATCTTGAACGTTGTTGACCATGGTTTCAGTGCTGTTGTCTACAACAGAACCACTTCAAGAGTTGACGAATTCTTGGCTAACGAAGCCAAGGGTAAGAACATCCAAGGTGCACACTCTATCAAGGAGTTTGTTGACAAGCTAAAGAGACCTAGAAAGTTGATGCTTTTGGTCAAGGCTGGTAAACCAGTTGATTATTTAATTGGCGATTTGTTGCCATACTTGGAAGAGGGTGATATTATCATTGACGGTGGTAACTCTCACTTCCCAGACACTAACAGACGTTACgaggaattgaaacaaAAGGGAATTCACTTTGTTGGTTCAGGTGTTTCcggtggtgaagatggtgcCCGTTGGGGTCCATCTCTAATGCCAGGTGGTGACGAAGCCGCATGGCCAGCTATCAAGTCAATCTTCCAAAGTGTTTCCGCTAAGAGTGACGGTGAGCCATGTTGTGACTGGGTTGGTCCAGCAGGTGCTGGTCACTTCGTTAAGATGGTTCACAATGGTATTGAATACGGTGATATGCAATTGATTTGTGAAGTTTACGATATTTTGAAGCGTGTTGGTAAATTCGAAGATAaggaaattggtgaaatctTCGAGAAGTGGAACAAAGGTGTTCTAGACTCTTTCTTGATTGAAATCACTACCGATatcttgaagaagaacgaTAAGGATGGTGTTCCATTGGTCGAAAAGATCTTAGATACCGCTGGTCAAAAGGGTACCGGTAAGTGGACCGCAGTCAACGCCTTGGATTTGGGTCAACCAGTTACCTTGATCGGTGAAGCCGTTTTCTCTCGTTGTCTATCTGCTATCAAGCCTGAAAGAACTCGTGCTTCCAAGATTTTGCCAGGTCCAGAAATTCCAGACGGTGTTGTTAAGGACAAGAAGCAATTTGTTGATGACTTAGAACAAGCTCTTTATGCTTCTAAGATTATCTCTTACGCTCAAGGTTTCATGCTAATCCGTGAAGCCGGTAAGGAATACGGCTGGAAGTTGAACAACCCTGCCATTGCTCTAATGTGGAGAGGTGGTTGTATCATCAGATCCGCCTTCTTGGGTGAAATCACAAAGGCTTACAGACAAGATCCAGATTTGGAGAACTTGTTGTTCCACGACTTCTTCACTCAAGCCGTAACCAAGGCTCAAGGCGGCTGGAGAAGAATTTTGGGTATCTCTACTACCTATGGTGTTCCAACTCCTGCCCTAGCCACTGCATTGGCCTTCTACGACGGTTACAGATCCGCTAGATTGCCAGCTAACTTGTTGCAAGCTCAAAGAGACTACTTCGGTGCTCACACTTTCCAAGTCTTGCCTGAGTGTGCTAACGCTGATTTCCCAGCAGGTCAAGACATTCACTTCAACTGGACCGGTCATGGTGGTAACAtctcctcctcttcttaCCAAGCTTAA
- the MTM1 gene encoding Mtm1p (similar to uniprot|P53320 Saccharomyces cerevisiae YGR257C MTM1 Mitochondrial protein of the mitochondrial carrier family involved in activating mitochondrial Sod2p probably by facilitating insertion of an essential manganese cofactor), which translates to MGSNESQCNLSLKERMLSAGVGSLLTSLILTPMDVVRIRLQQQDLLPNCSCPSNTDAKVPITHTNTGTVFWQDSCFQDLTCKNSRIRFNGTMEAFTMIAKNEGLTSLWSGISISLLMAIPANVVYFTGYEYLRDTSPLNEKHPGLNPLLCGAFARVIAATTIAPLELIKTRLQSIPRSSRRNGKMEVIKDLMLEMRKEIKSGGSKALFRGLEITLWRDVPFSAVYWGAYEFCKKHLWYHPLYPTSHANWIQFANSFITGCIGGTIAAIVTHPFDVGKTRMQISLMPQRNNDGLVRSSKFPRNMFKFLDSIRRTEGFGALCVGLPVRIAKIAPSCAIMISSYEVSKRIFSHS; encoded by the coding sequence ATGGGCTCTAATGAATCCCAATGTAATTTGAGCCTAAAGGAGCGGATGCTCAGTGCTGGTGTAGGTTCACTACTTACATCATTAATACTGACACCAATGGATGTGGTCAGGATTCGATTACAACAGCAAGACTTACTGCCGAACTGTTCATGCCCATCAAATACAGACGCTAAAGTTCCCATTACGCATACGAATACTGGTACTGTATTTTGGCAAGATTCATGTTTCCAAGATCTAACATGTAAGAATTCAAGAATACGATTTAATGGTACTATGGAAGCATTTACAATGATTGCCAAGAATGAAGGATTGACAAGTCTTTGGAGTGGTATCTCCATATCGCTTTTAATGGCCATACCTGCAAACGTAGTTTATTTTACAGGATATGAATACTTGAGAGATACATCACCTTTAAACGAAAAGCATCCAGGTTTAAATCCATTATTATGTGGCGCATTTGCTAGAGTAATTGCTGCAACTACTATAGCACCGTTGGAATTAATAAAGACAAGATTACAGAGTATACCAAGATCTTCAAGAAGGAATGGAAAAATGGAGGTGATAAAGGATTTAATGTTGGAGATGAGGAAGGAAATCAAAAGCGGTGGTAGTAAAGCTTTATTTCGTGGATTAGAAATTACACTTTGGAGAGATGTTCCATTTAGTGCGGTTTATTGGGGGGCATATGAATTCTGTAAGAAACACCTTTGGTATCATCCTCTATATCCAACATCTCATGCTAATTGGATTCAATTTGCCAATAGTTTTATTACTGGTTGTATTGGTGGCACAATTGCGGCTATTGTAACGCACCCATTCGACGTCGGGAAAACTAGAATGCAGATCTCACTAATGCCTCAAAGGAATAATGATGGATTGGTACGATCGAGtaaatttccaagaaatatgtttaaatttttggataGTATAAGACGGACGGAAGGTTTTGGTGCACTCTGTGTGGGGTTACCAGTTAGAATTGCTAAAATTGCACCAAGTTGCGCTATAATGATATCGAGTTACGAAGTTTCcaaaagaatatttagCCACAGCTGA
- the PFS1 gene encoding Pfs1p (weakly similar to uniprot|P38872 Saccharomyces cerevisiae YHR185C PFS1 Sporulation protein required for prospore membrane formation at selected spindle poles ensures functionality of all four spindle pole bodies of a cell during meiosis II not required for meiotic recombination or meiotic chromosome segregation) translates to MPQRRHSSQTKLPFSGNAKINVESCPNSFVFGSEPRDKRKRTQKYESSPIPQVSYDEKSTSIPILNVSRNHTNSQGPEYHIPVKSTPSGKVKSYCQGRDSMLQQYTFMTYSSGPMLNSMYQNYNLTTTMPYPMHYSSYPINMQPSHSANPNINLNMSKDQSSQTFPSFFNPRTAHNMPHMEKVNSWIENIPVFQIDEQNWKSECYDSSFAIDWEEEEFEDPLLAESNKISFATHDELLFLQAKKFETAIRKLYRLENEPSPTKTDFLVDTESFTDYL, encoded by the coding sequence ATGCCACAGAGGAGACATTCATCACAGACTAAATTACCATTCAGCGGAAATGCTAAGATAAACGTTGAAAGTTGTCCCAATAGTTTTGTATTTGGTTCTGAACCAAGAGataaaaggaaaagaactCAAAAATACGAAAGTTCCCCAATTCCTCAGGTATCTTATGATGAGAAATCTACTTCAATCCCCATTCTAAACGTATCTAGAAACCATACGAATTCGCAGGGTCCTGAGTATCATATTCCTGTGAAATCAACCCCATCAGGGAAGGTAAAATCTTATTGTCAAGGTAGGGATAGCATGCTACAGCAGTATACATTTATGACATATTCTAGCGGTCCAATGCTTAATTCTATGTATCAAAATTATAATCTCACGACCACAATGCCCTATCCAATGCACTATTCCAGCTATCCGATTAACATGCAACCATCACATAGCGCTAATCCAAATATTAATTTGAATATGAGTAAAGATCAATCTTCACAAACATTCccatcatttttcaatccaaGAACTGCTCATAATATGCCACACATGGAGAAGGTGAATAGTTGGATTGAAAATATACCAGTTTTCCAAATCGATGAgcaaaattggaaatcGGAATGTTACGACAGTAGTTTCGCCATTGATtgggaagaagaagaattcgaagaTCCGCTATTGGCGGAAAGTAATAAAATATCATTTGCAACTCATGATGAATTGTTATTTTTGCAAGCTAAAAAATTCGAAACTGCCATTAGAAAATTGTACAGATTGGAAAACGAACCCAGTCCAACTAAAACAGACTTTTTAGTAGATACTGAATCCTTTACAGATTATTTGTAG
- the RAD2 gene encoding ssDNA endodeoxyribonuclease RAD2 (similar to uniprot|P07276 Saccharomyces cerevisiae YGR258C RAD2 Single-stranded DNA endonuclease cleaves single-stranded DNA during nucleotide excision repair to excise damaged DNA subunit of Nucleotide Excision Repair Factor 3 (NEF3) homolog of human XPG protein), translating into MGVHSFWDVVGPTARPVRLESLQDRKMAVDASIWIYQFLKAVRDQEGNALKHSHIVGFFRRICKLLYFGIKPVFVFDGGVPALKQDTIRQRKERRQGKRENAAVTARKLLAIQLQKQQEASEKDLSSKTAKKQDDERTSAELFRPQDEWHLPQIPGFKYDLDDQRVVSASNYEEVVNSMDDELEGIDLDSINPSSPEFDELPKSTQYMIISKLRLRSRLRMGYTKEQLEHLFPNSMDFSKFQIDMVRRRNFFTQKLMNVTGIHDGGASRLDQEVVTRISGQLHKEYKLTKTDNGWALGLGELDGSESDKAIVLDDKDVETLKSFGHKVTTASEEEENEDDFEWEDVDVKPRNDKPVEDFSLNAARLPQLSRESSTAGGKSFLDTRPSQASPLKKSHGPTNVIELDEEEENDDDYRKQIEDMELMEALQKSQLEERLRRAAQESAKVRAREANSTDERDEDDDDDNYLKQIEEIETMEAIQKSRMEERARQEREKQGQEKNNAWGEAMENNAKRLAVNKPALPQEQSPLPPPPPPSTTTSVNENLPTESEQNLNFIVGKIPDFDLSNGGSFLFQDTNAAAKDSKSKDEDKDKDNDKDKKPPAETPTWFQNGIGQTANPFTSSNFVYDKEVSEPNTNTSTTDVLQRVTGLEDGKELENLEEPEQDDDIHEIGELQKGNDEMPDEERQADDSFSSAEQPESQGPNRAPLVFDYDFSEDDEENIAENMRKEEQEFSTFKNVLNNRVVDNAFMEDELYEQQTKDKRDSDEVTADMITDVQDLLSRFGVPYITAPMEAEAQCATLMRDRLVDGVITDDSDVFLFGGNKVYKNMFSERNYVEYYDAESIYKNLGLDRNGMIELAQLLGSDYTNGIKGMGPVSGMEVIAEFGSLEEFRKWHNEGQFDKKKQEQENKFQKDLRRRLVKNEVVLDENFPSETVKNAYLNPEVDNDKTEFVWGTPDLDMLRSFFKRKVGWPQEKTDEVLVPLIRDMNKRKKSKQSTITEFFPREYIQGQRNLNLGKRLSTASGKLKRRKLK; encoded by the coding sequence ATGGGTGTTCACTCATTTTGGGATGTAGTAGGGCCTACAGCTCGTCCTGTAAGGCTAGAATCACTTCAAGATAGGAAGATGGCAGTTGATGCGTCTATTTGGatctatcaatttttgaaagcCGTCAGAGATCAAGAAGGTAATGCTCTAAAGCATTCACATAttgttggatttttccGTAGAATTTGCAAGCTACTGTACTTTGGTATTAAGCCAGTATTCGTCTTTGATGGGGGGGTTCCGGCGCTAAAGCAGGATACGATTCGCCAAAGGAAGGAGAGAAGGCAAGGGAAAAGGGAAAACGCAGCTGTAACTGCTAGGAAACTATTGGCCATTCAATTACAAAAGCAGCAAGAAGCATCAGAAAAGGATTTGAGTTCGAAAACGGCTAAAAAGCAGGATGATGAGAGGACAAGTGCAGAATTATTTAGACCACAAGATGAATGGCATTTGCCACAAATACCCGGTTTCAAATACGATTTAGATGATCAAAGAGTTGTGTCGGCCAGTAACTATGAAGAAGTGGTAAATTCGatggatgatgaattagaagGTATTGATTTAGATTCCATAAATCCGAGCTCTCCAGAATTCGATGAACTGCCGAAATCTACACAGTATATGATTATTTCTAAGCTACGTCTAAGGTCCAGATTGAGGATGGGGTATACGAAGGAACAATTAGAACATCTTTTTCCTAACAGTATGGatttttcgaaatttcaaatagaTATGGttcgaagaagaaatttctttacccaaaaattgatgaatgtTACTGGTATACATGATGGTGGTGCTTCTAGATTAGATCAAGAAGTGGTAACTCGGATTTCTGGTCAGCTACACAAGGAATATAAATTGACTAAGACAGATAATGGTTGGGCCCTTGGGCTAGGTGAATTGGATGGTTCGGAATCTGATAAGGCTATTGTATTGGATGATAAAGACGTTGAGACATTAAAATCATTTGGTCATAAAGTGACAACTGCAtctgaagaggaggaaaatGAGGATGATTTTGAATGGGAGGATGTAGACGTGAAACCTCGGAATGATAAACCTGTGgaagatttttcattgaatGCTGCCAGGTTACCTCAGCTTAGCAGAGAATCGTCTACCGCTGGCGGAAAGTCGTTTCTAGATACAAGGCCATCACAGGCCTCacctttgaagaaatcacACGGACCCACTAACGTAATTGAGTTagacgaagaagaggaaaatgatgaCGACTATAGAAAGCAGATTGAAGACATGGAGCTAATGGAAGCTCTGCAAAAATCCCAATTAGAGGAAAGGTTGAGAAGAGCTGCACAGGAGTCTGCTAAAGTAAGGGCTAGAGAGGCAAATTCTACTGATGAGAgggatgaggatgatgatgatgataattatttgaagcaaattgaagaaattgaaactaTGGAAGCCATACAGAAATCGAGGATGGAGGAACGAGCCAGACAGGAACGTGAAAAGCAGGGACAAGAGAAGAATAATGCATGGGGGGAAGCTATGGAGAATAATGCTAAGAGGCTTGCTGTTAACAAGCCGGCACTACCACAGGAACAATCTCctcttcctcctcctccCCCTCCTTCTACGACTACCTCtgtaaatgaaaatttgcCCACAGAGAGCGAacagaatttgaattttatcGTAGGTAAGATACCAGATTTTGATTTGAGCAATGGCGGTTCGTTCTTATTCCAAGATACTAATGCAGCAGcaaaagattccaaatccaaGGATGAGGATAAGGATAAGGACAACGACAAGGACAAGAAGCCGCCTGCAGAGACGCCCACttggtttcaaaatggAATTGGTCAAACCGCTAATCCCTTtacttcttcaaattttgtatATGATAAAGAGGTTTCTGAGCCAAATACTAACACTAGCACTACAGATGTTTTGCAAAGAGTAACAGGACTAGAAGATGGAAAAGAacttgaaaatttggagGAACCGGAGCAAGATGATGACATCCATGAGATTGGTGAGCTCCAGAAGGGTAATGATGAGATGCCAGACGAGGAAAGACAAGCTGATGATTCTTTTTCGAGTGCTGAGCAGCCTGAATCTCAAGGCCCTAATAGAGCACCATTGGTATTTGATTACGATTTTTCAGAGGACGATGAGGAAAACATTGCAGAAAATATGAGGAAAGAGGAGCAAGAGTTTAGTACATTTAAAAATGTCTTAAATAATCGAGTTGTTGATAACGCGTTCATGGAAGATGAACTTTACGAGCAACAAACGAAGGACAAGAGAGATTCTGATGAAGTTACCGCTGATATGATTACGGATGTTCAGGATTTGCTTTCAAGGTTTGGAGTCCCCTACATTACAGCTCCTATGGAAGCAGAAGCTCAATGTGCCACATTGATGAGGGATCGTTTGGTAGACGGTGTTATAACAGATGATAGTGATGTGTTTTTATTTGGAGGTAATAAAGTTTACAAGAACATGTTTTCTGAAAGAAATTATGTGGAGTATTACGATGCAGAAAGTATTTATAAAAATTTGGGTCTTGACAGAAACGGAATGATCGAGTTGGCTCAACTTTTAGGTAGTGATTATACCAACGGTATTAAAGGAATGGGTCCAGTCTCGGGTATGGAGGTCATTGCAGAATTTGgatctttggaagaattccGTAAATGGCATAATGAGGGCCAAtttgataagaagaaacaggaacaagaaaataagTTTCAAAAGGACCTTAGAAGAAGACTGGTTAAAAATGAAGTCGTTCTAGATGAAAATTTCCCTAGTGAAACTGTTAAAAATGCATATTTGAATCCTGAAGTGGATAACGATAAAACAGAATTCGTCTGGGGCACACCAGACTTAGACATGTTAAGATCATTTTTCAAGAGAAAAGTGGGTTGGCCACAAGAGAAGACTGATGAAGTATTGGTACCATTGATTAGAGATATGAATAAACGCAAAAAATCTAAACAATCGACAATTACAGAATTCTTCCCAAGAGAATACATCCAAggtcaaagaaatttgaatttgggAAAAAGACTAAGCACTGCAAGCGGtaaattgaagagaagaaaattgaaataG